A window of Bacteroidota bacterium genomic DNA:
AATATCCCTGATTTCGTTGCTGATAATTCTTCCCTGGGTGTTCTCCATGGTATATTGCGCAAGAGTCTGAATACCGTCACGCGAAAGAAGTATAGCCCCCTCGTTTGTAGCAATCCATTTCTGGTTCAGCGGGTCGACAGCAATTGCGTTGATATACAGCCCGCTGAGCGGCTTGTAGCTCGCGATACCGCCGCTTCGGGTGGGATTTGCGGGATCGAGAATGATGGCAATGCCGCTTTCCGTTCCGACCCAGATGTTGTTGTCGAGATCGACCACAATCGAATTCACATTGTCGTTCGGGAGGCCGTTTGAGGAATTGAGATAGATCTCTGCCACGCTATCCGCAGTTGAACCGCGATTGCCCAGCATTGCTACGCCGCGATTGCCTCTGATTACCGACGCAATCCACAGATTATCGGCGGCATCGACAGCAAGCGGACGTGTAACCTGCCGCTCGGTAATATAATCCTGCGGCGACCCGTTAACATACACCGGAAGTGTTGCCCACGTGCCATCCGACTTTCTCACGGCGAGCGGCCTGTTGTCGAAAGGAAGCATGACGGTAATCCACGTGTTCCCGCGTCCGTCGCAAGTGGCGGCACCGGTTACAACCTTGCCCGTGTCATCAGGCGTTCCAGCCAGCCCACGGTTTCGCCCGAAGTGATTTGCTGTGTCCACCACATCGGCGCCGCGGGGCATCCGTAGAATACCTTCCTTCCACGATCCGAGCCAGACATCGCCGTTGCAGGCCACGCTTACGCGATAGTAGTCATTGAACGGCAGGGGGGAGTTTTGCGTGTTGAATGATTTCCAGGTAGTGCCGTTGAAGCGATAGAACCCCTTTCCGCCGCCGCTGATACCCGAGGCCCCCCACACATTGCCGTCAGGATCTACAGCAATGCTGGTAAACTGGTTTGATGCCGGCCCGTTCGGGAAATGCGAAATCCAGGAAGTTGTGAATTCCATTACTCCTCCGCCGGATGTCGCTACAACCGGCTTGCCGGACTGGCTCATGATGACTGCGCTTACCGGTGACGGAACCGCGGTTCCATACCGTGAGAATACATTCTGCAACGAGATGGTCGAAACATTGTTGTCGGCATCGGCTATTGTCAATATGTCGGTCGAAGCGGCAATGGAAACAATATTTCTCCCGGTGAGTGAATCATGCTGTATCCAAGCTCCACCTTCAAGCACGTACAAGCCGGTTGTGGTTCCTGCATAGAGTTTATTATTGAAGACTGCGAGATGTTTCGGGAGTGTCGTTGCGGAGCCGACTGTATCAAGGGTCCATGCTTCAGGCGGGAGCAGATTCGGGTTGGATAAACTCCCGTGTGCAACACGATGTGTGGTTTGTCCGTTGGAGACTGTTGCCCAGAGCTTTCCGTCGAACAGAACGGCCGAGGTAACCGCCACCCGTACGTTCCCGCTCAGCGAGCCGAATCGGGAGTACGTATCACCGAACTGAAATTGCGAAACCCTGAAAACACTCAGGCCGAAGTTGGTGCTGATGAGGACGGTGTCGCCCGTAACGGAAATGCTGTTAATGCGCTTGTTGGTTTGGTTGGAATTCGCAATATCGGGGATGTAACGCCACTGACCCGGGGAGGGTGAGTAGATGTGGATGATGCCGGTTGAAGTTCCCGACCACACGTCGCCTTTCCCGTCCACTCCGACCGCTGTCAGGTCGGTGGATTGCAAGCCTTCGGCGCTTGTGAACTTCGTCATCACCTCCGAGCCTTCCGTCCAGGCAAACAGACCACCGCTTGTTGCCGCCCAAACCGTTGCTCCGTTCCGTGCAATGGAACGAACATCCTGCATGGAAGTATGATTCTTCCAGATGCCGACTTGTCCTAATGCCTGAAGCGAACAGATCGCCGCAAGCAGAATTCCGCCAACAACTCGTGTCTTCATGGTCGTCGTTCTCCTCTCAAGAATTATTATGTGTACAGCCCGAAATAATTCTTATCAACTGTTCGAACGGTTCTTTTCTCCGGAGAGCTTTTTGAATGTATTGACTAATTCGAGAGCAGTCATTGCTGCATCCCAGCCTTTGTTGCCGGCTTTTGCGCCGGCACGTTCCAACGCCTGCTGAAGGTTTTCTGTAGTCAAGACGCCGAATGATATTGGAACACCCGTTTCCAGTGCTATATTGCCGATACCTTTTGTGACTTCCGAAGCAACGTAGTCGAAGTGGGGAGTGTCGCCGCGGATAACGCATCCGAGGCAAATAATGCCGTCATGCCTGCCGGACGCGGCAATCTTTGCCGCAATCTGCGGAATTTCAAACGAGCCCGGGCAATACACGACAGTGATCTTTGAGTCGTTCACCCCGTGCCGCACCAGGCAATCCACCGCTCCATCCAGCAACTGCGCGGTGACAAGGCTATTGAACCTGCTGACGACGATGCCGTAAGAATGTCCCTCTCCCGAGAGCATTCCTTCTATTTTCTGGAACATAGTAGTTCTGCGTAAAGTTGAGAATCAAGAACCGCGATGGTGTGATTGAACAAGTCTGCGGCGCATCATTTCCACCTCGTCATCGCTCATCACATATTTTCCGAACACGTCGACATCATTTCTTCTGCCTCCGTGAAAGTCGGAACCGCCGCTGGTAAGTAAAAAATACTCGTTTGCAATTCCCTTGTAATATGCAACGCGTTCGGGAGAATGCGAAGGGTGAATCACCTCGAGTCCGTCGACGCCCTGCTTGATCAATTCCATCAACATCTTCTCGTCGATGAAATTGCCCGGGTGGGCGATGAACGACAACCCGCCGGCGGCGGCAATCAACTCGAACGCCTCCCGCGGCGTTACCTGGCTTTTCTTTTCGTATGCGGGTTTCCCGAACCCGATGTACTTGAAGAATGCTTCGTGATACGATTCCGTCAATCCTTCTTCAAGCAACGCGTTGGCGATATGCGGTCGCCCGACCGAACCCCTGCCGGCCTTTTCGAGAACCGACTCGATTCGTAACGGAATCTTCAGGCTGTTCAGTTTGTCGATAATGCGTTCGGCCCGCTTGACACGTTCGCCGCGGTAGTGCGATAGATAGTCGAGCAGCGCCGGGTCGCTATGATCGAAGAAATAGCCGAGAATATGAACGTCGTGCTCGTTGATCGTGGCGCTGAGTTCCACGCCGGAAATGATCTCCATGCCGAATTCGGCACCCAACTCAAGCGCTTCCTCAATGGCGGCAGTGTTGTCGTGGTCGGTTATGCTGATCGTGGATAATCCGACACTTCGTGCCCGCTCCATGAGCTGGCGGGTGGTCAGCGTTCCGTCGGAGTGAACGGTATGCATGTGAAAATCTGCTTTACCAGCCATGCACTACCGGAGTATGTTTGAAGATGCTGTATGAAAAAGAACGGCTACACGTACCGGGCTTTGAATTTCTCATAATCATTGATGATGAGTTTTCCCCTTTCCAACTCCAGATGTCCTTCACGGATGTAGGCATGAATCATGCGCGAGATGGTCTCACGCGACGTGCCCGCCATGTTGGCGAGATCCTGTTGGAGGGGAAGTTCATCAATTTCCACGCGGCCCCTGCGAATCTTGCCGATATCGTCGGCAAGCTGAAGAATGACGTTGGCTACCCTCCCCGCGGCGTCCTTCAACGACAGGCTCTTGATCTGTGCGTCGGCTTTACGCAGGCGCATGGTCAATTCCTTCAGCAAGGCAATGGCAACCGACGGGAAATCGTGCAGCAGTTTCAGAAAATCGCGACGGTGAATCATGAACAGCTCGGATTTCTGTATTGCCACGACGCTTGCCGACCGGGCAAGGCCGTCGAGAATTGCCATCTCACCGAAGAAATCACTCTCTCCTAAAATGGAGAGAATAACCTCCCTTCCGTCGTCATCCATGCGGACAACTTTTACCTTGCCTGTGATAATCACAAACAGGGCGGCTCCGGCCTCTTCCTCCAACAAAATTATACTGCCTTTTTTGTACTTCTTGCGAACCCCTACTTTTGCTATCGTATCAAGATCCATCAGCTCCAAATCGCAGAGTATCGGGACGTTCTTGAGGAACTCCAATTCATCTTTCATTATGGGATTCAGGACGACCTCTTGGAATGTTCAGTGGGTTGTGCACTGGCTGCAAGTTGCTCAAAATATAGCCGCTTAGTGCCACAAAGTCAAGAAAACCTCGGGTTCTTGCGGTGCTCCCGCTATTCGGAGAGAACGAAATAGGTGAACAGACCGAGGCTTATTTGCGTGGCGGCGAGGGCTATCCCTGCAGCCGTATCAAGCCGGTTCACTTCGGATAGTTGGGCCGGATCGCCGTTTCTGATGTACTGACCGTACAGATTGTCGGCTCTGACTTTGAAATATGCCGACGCAGCGCCGGCGACGATTGTGGTTGCACCCGTAATATAGAGCCGCAGAGATCCGGTTCCTTCACCGGTTTCATCATTCAGGGCTGTTTCGTCCGAATCGTGCTGCCATTGCCTCTTCAATTGTGCCGTTATGATTCCCTGCTTTGCTGAAGCGAGGTCGATTGTCGTTTCCTCAAACCCGGGTCTCCGTAGTTTCAGCGACGGGTGCTCAGTCTTGAGAACAAGCGGGGTTGTGCCCAATACTGAGTCTTTTACGGTTACTTCGGCCCCGCTCGGCGTCGTTACAATAAGGACTTTTCTTTCGAAAGTGTACGAAAACTCCCGGGTCGTGCCTTCTTCAATAGTGAGGGAATCTAAAATCGGGTCACTAAGCCAACTTTCGACATCCGGCGAAACAATGCGGAGGTGATAAAAGCCGGGCGTGGAAGCATAATTCAGAAGCGGAGTCGTTCCGACACTGTCGCCGTTCAGAAATACGTACGCCCCTTCGATATTGGCAAGAATGGTAACTGTGGTGTGTGGAGGAAGCGGCACTTCCAGACTATCGGGCTGTTGAGCCAGTGACGCTCCGGCCGGGAGGAGAAGAAGTAACAACACTTTTGCTATCACGACGCCTCCCTCAGTTCTGTTCTTTTGAAGTAAAGGCAAGCAGAAGCTTGTCATCTGTTGAAACAAAGACTTTTCCTCCGGCAACGGCAGGCGAGGTTTTGACTCTGCCTTTTAGAGTCTCCTTCCACAGAATGGCCCCGGTTGTCGTCTGCACGGCATACAGCTCTTTCTTCAGCGTTCCGACATAGGCAACATCACCCGAGACAACTGCCGAGGAGTTGATGACACTGTTGAGTTCCGTCCTCCAAGCCACCGAGCCGTCACGCACGTTCAGGGCGTACAGTGTGCCCGCCGTTGTTCCGATCAGGACGAGATGTTGAGGGAAGGAGGGAGTGGCGTAAATTGGCGCGCCCGCATCGAACTGCCACAGCACGTTGCCGGTTTGGCTGTTCAGGGCGGAGAACGTACCGGTACTGTTGCCGCAAAACAGCGTGCCGTTGCTGACTGCAGGGGCGGCAAAAACAGAAGCACCGGTGTTGTAACTCCATTGTTCCGCTCCATTCTTTGCGTCAAGCGCGTAGATGCTGCCGTCTTCAGCCCCGAAGATCACGAGGGCTCCGTCAACGGTTGCCGAGGAACGAATGCCCTTGCGCGTGGAATTATCGGGAAGCCGGAACCGCCAATCGTGCTCGCCCGTTTCCTTGTCAACGCAGAAGAAGACGCCGCTCGTGTTGCCGAAGTAGAGTCTGTTGTTGAGAAAGAGGGGAGTGACTTCGAGGTCGCCGAATTCCTTTTTCCAGAGATATTTTCCTTCGAGCAAATCGTACGCAACGAGTGACTCGCGTGAGTTCGCAATGGCGATATACACGACATTGCCATCAACAGCGGGCGAGCCTTTGATTGCATCGCCGATGTTGAGCCAGCCGATGCGCTTTCCGGTTTCAGCATCGATGCCGTGCAGTTCGCCGCGCAGGTTGGTAACGAGCACAACATTCCCGATCACGAGCGGCGAGCCTGAACCCATGCCGCTTGTAATGTCATGCTGCCAGGCGAGTGTCAAAGGGGGTTGCACACTTTGTTCAGCCACATTCGTCCTGCCGGGAGTTCCGCCGAACATTCCCCAACTGTCATTCCCGGCTTTGAATGGAGGGGGAATCCGCAACCCTCCGCACCCTATGGCAAGGAAGAGAAGAACAACAAGAGTATAGTGCAACAACTTCGTCATCAGAAATCCCATCCAAAAAAGAACTGCTGGAACAAACCGTCTTGCAACCTGCCGAAATTCCGTTCAATCCGCTTGCCGATGTCGTAGCGGAGAACGAGCACGCCGCCGAAATTCATCCGCAGCCCGCCGCCGATGCTGCCGAGTGTTTCGGTGTACTTGTCGTCCCACGCGCTGCCCGCATCAAAGAACAACGCCCCGCGGATGGAGGAGAACACAATTCCCCCGAACGGAAACTGCAATCCTACCGCATCAATGAACGGGAAGCGTAGCTCGTGGCTGGTGAGCCAGAGTTTTTCTCCGCGGATTCCCCAGCGCGGCCAGCCGCGCAAATCCCAACTTCCCCCCATCACAAAACGGCGTGCCTCTTTGCCGCCATTGTACCAGAGCCAGAAGCGCGACGCAAACGCGCTGCGCTGTGAAAGCCGTTCGTAATTTCTATAGTCGAAGATGACGGAATAGTAGTTGGCGTTGGAGTACTGGATATCCGACGTATAAGCAAGCGTCAGGCTGAAGCGGCTGCCGTCGAGCGGGCCGCTGGGTCCCCACAAGGAATTATCGTGCACGAACGCAACGGAATTGGAAAGAAACAGCGCCTTTCTGTCTTCAAGCCGCAGGTCGGCATCTTTGTTCGAGTTGCTGAGACTGACGGATGCTTCGACGCGTTGGAATTTCGTGAGCGGATAGCTGAGCGCGAAGTAGCCGCCGAACACCCGCTCATAGTAAAACTCATCCCTGTCCGTCAGGTCATAGCGGCGGCCGGTGAAGCGGTAGATGCCGTACGCAAAGCTCGTCCGTTGCTTCAGCGAGAAGCGTGAGATGGCAATATTGAAACTCGATAGCAACTCATCCTGCGACTGGGCTGTATTGTAAAGGAGGAAGTAGTACTGATCGTTTCCGAGAACATCACTCAGCGCAACCGCCGCGCCGCCCGATGTGCCGAACACCGGGTCGGTGGAAATGGCGCTTTGCGCGATATCGAGACTGTAGTCGCCTTCATATCTGTACCGTTTCACCTCCGATGTAGCAACAATTGACTGCGCTTCCCAGGGCTTCTCTTTATTGTAGAGATCGATGAGGGCGACCGTTGCCGAGGTGTCGGCAATCGAGCGGACATCCTTGATCATGCGAATCTGGAAGCTGAACCGTTCGAACGCCGTGAACACCAGATCGCCGTTGGAAGTCCATGCCGGATCGAATGCGGCGGTGGTGAAATGTGTCAGTTTCGTGATTGAACGATAACCGCCGGTAAACGGCTTGCTCATATCCATCAGCCACACGTTTTGTGCGCCGCCGTTGTCGCAGGTGAATGCGAGCTTCGAGCCATCCTTCGACCATGCAGGGGAGAGGTAGCTGTCCGGCCCGTAGGTCAGATAATCGATTGCCCCGGTTTCAACATCATACAAGAACAGATTGTATTTGTTCTTCATCCCGAACGGAGTCCGGTCCGAGGCGAAGGCAATCTTCTTTCCGTCGGGCGACCATGCCGGGTCGCGGTCGTCGTAGTAATCGTTGGTGAGTTTGCGGAGTTCTTTCGTTCCGGTGTTGATTATGTAGAGATTGTTGTTGCCCGACTTGTCAATCGAAGAAAACGCAATCTGCTTTCCGTCGGGCGACCATGATGTTGACCCGATGCTCACCAGTGATTTGAACCGGAACGTCTCCACGAGTTCCTGTTCCTTCACATCATAAAGATGGATAGCATCGTTCTCGCCGCTTTTGGTGACAAACGCGAGCATTCCGGATTTCGAAATATCGATTTTTCCGCGAAGCAGATGAAACGCTTCGAACTCGTCCGTTTTCTCCCCCTGAACAACATTTTCCGCCGGTTCCTGCGCCCACGCCTTCTCCGAATATCCCTCTCTCATATTGG
This region includes:
- a CDS encoding Crp/Fnr family transcriptional regulator, which codes for MKDELEFLKNVPILCDLELMDLDTIAKVGVRKKYKKGSIILLEEEAGAALFVIITGKVKVVRMDDDGREVILSILGESDFFGEMAILDGLARSASVVAIQKSELFMIHRRDFLKLLHDFPSVAIALLKELTMRLRKADAQIKSLSLKDAAGRVANVILQLADDIGKIRRGRVEIDELPLQQDLANMAGTSRETISRMIHAYIREGHLELERGKLIINDYEKFKARYV
- a CDS encoding PEGA domain-containing protein translates to MIAKVLLLLLLPAGASLAQQPDSLEVPLPPHTTVTILANIEGAYVFLNGDSVGTTPLLNYASTPGFYHLRIVSPDVESWLSDPILDSLTIEEGTTREFSYTFERKVLIVTTPSGAEVTVKDSVLGTTPLVLKTEHPSLKLRRPGFEETTIDLASAKQGIITAQLKRQWQHDSDETALNDETGEGTGSLRLYITGATTIVAGAASAYFKVRADNLYGQYIRNGDPAQLSEVNRLDTAAGIALAATQISLGLFTYFVLSE
- a CDS encoding 6,7-dimethyl-8-ribityllumazine synthase, with amino-acid sequence MFQKIEGMLSGEGHSYGIVVSRFNSLVTAQLLDGAVDCLVRHGVNDSKITVVYCPGSFEIPQIAAKIAASGRHDGIICLGCVIRGDTPHFDYVASEVTKGIGNIALETGVPISFGVLTTENLQQALERAGAKAGNKGWDAAMTALELVNTFKKLSGEKNRSNS
- a CDS encoding PQQ-binding-like beta-propeller repeat protein translates to MTKLLHYTLVVLLFLAIGCGGLRIPPPFKAGNDSWGMFGGTPGRTNVAEQSVQPPLTLAWQHDITSGMGSGSPLVIGNVVLVTNLRGELHGIDAETGKRIGWLNIGDAIKGSPAVDGNVVYIAIANSRESLVAYDLLEGKYLWKKEFGDLEVTPLFLNNRLYFGNTSGVFFCVDKETGEHDWRFRLPDNSTRKGIRSSATVDGALVIFGAEDGSIYALDAKNGAEQWSYNTGASVFAAPAVSNGTLFCGNSTGTFSALNSQTGNVLWQFDAGAPIYATPSFPQHLVLIGTTAGTLYALNVRDGSVAWRTELNSVINSSAVVSGDVAYVGTLKKELYAVQTTTGAILWKETLKGRVKTSPAVAGGKVFVSTDDKLLLAFTSKEQN
- a CDS encoding PD40 domain-containing protein, whose amino-acid sequence is MTLLFRSLLFVLLGVTAVDAYAQFFYFGRNKVQYTDFEWHVLKTERFDIYYYPEMKELAERGAFFAEEAYKELEPRFNHSLNQRVPLIFYSSHLHFQQTNTTGGFIPEGVGGFFEFLKGRVVIPSDGSTAQFRHVIRHELVHVFMYSKISRVMSDHRKAQDRMPPLWFTEGLAEYWSTHWDTQADMVMRDATLSGIVVGLNDMDRIYGSFLMYKEGQNALQYIAQNYGEEKILLLLENFWKDNSFSNVLKLTIGKNYKEFDEEWLYALKKQYYPLYAVEDSPSKIATPIVVDGFNSKPVVFEHDTVRDVYFIGNKTGYSGIYRKSLEPPLPSNMREGYSEKAWAQEPAENVVQGEKTDEFEAFHLLRGKIDISKSGMLAFVTKSGENDAIHLYDVKEQELVETFRFKSLVSIGSTSWSPDGKQIAFSSIDKSGNNNLYIINTGTKELRKLTNDYYDDRDPAWSPDGKKIAFASDRTPFGMKNKYNLFLYDVETGAIDYLTYGPDSYLSPAWSKDGSKLAFTCDNGGAQNVWLMDMSKPFTGGYRSITKLTHFTTAAFDPAWTSNGDLVFTAFERFSFQIRMIKDVRSIADTSATVALIDLYNKEKPWEAQSIVATSEVKRYRYEGDYSLDIAQSAISTDPVFGTSGGAAVALSDVLGNDQYYFLLYNTAQSQDELLSSFNIAISRFSLKQRTSFAYGIYRFTGRRYDLTDRDEFYYERVFGGYFALSYPLTKFQRVEASVSLSNSNKDADLRLEDRKALFLSNSVAFVHDNSLWGPSGPLDGSRFSLTLAYTSDIQYSNANYYSVIFDYRNYERLSQRSAFASRFWLWYNGGKEARRFVMGGSWDLRGWPRWGIRGEKLWLTSHELRFPFIDAVGLQFPFGGIVFSSIRGALFFDAGSAWDDKYTETLGSIGGGLRMNFGGVLVLRYDIGKRIERNFGRLQDGLFQQFFFGWDF
- a CDS encoding PHP domain-containing protein; translation: MAGKADFHMHTVHSDGTLTTRQLMERARSVGLSTISITDHDNTAAIEEALELGAEFGMEIISGVELSATINEHDVHILGYFFDHSDPALLDYLSHYRGERVKRAERIIDKLNSLKIPLRIESVLEKAGRGSVGRPHIANALLEEGLTESYHEAFFKYIGFGKPAYEKKSQVTPREAFELIAAAGGLSFIAHPGNFIDEKMLMELIKQGVDGLEVIHPSHSPERVAYYKGIANEYFLLTSGGSDFHGGRRNDVDVFGKYVMSDDEVEMMRRRLVQSHHRGS